TTTCTGCATTCGGCTAGGAACCTTCCATATCTTTCAAAAAATTCAACACTTCAATTGCCCTTTCAGTCTCTTCCGGCAAATAACTTTTTAGAACTTTCAGTTCAACATACAAGTCATGTCCATCGATATCGGAACTCATGCCATGCTTTAGGTAATTTTGAAGCTTGATACAACACGCCTTTAAAGTGCTATCATCAAGAGAGTGTAACTTCTTTACTTGAAATAAGAACCCAAAAACTTCATTGAACTCATGAAATTGTTCAAACCTACTAGTCAGTGAGGATCTAGCTTGGTCTACTATATAATTAAAATAGTTAACTTCAAAAGATCGCTTACCTGATAATGGTGCTTCTTCTTCGGTCATAATGTCGTCAAAATGTTTTCTCTTTCGAATGATTCGTGGCTCATAGAAAGTAGGTTCTATACCAATTGTTGCTGCCAACTCAGTAGCTTCTTCCAATAACTCTTCGAATCCAGTATCCCTGCACTTTACAAAAAAAGAAAGTAAATCATTTACTCGGTCCATGGCAATATCAAGATGCATATCCTCTTTTTGTAACAATTTGCTGACGGAGTTGACTGCAAGCAGAAAATGATGCCAAACAACCATGCCAAATATAAATTCAAAATTATCGATCTCACGTGTCAATAACGAATCAGCTTCTCCCCTTGTTTTCGCACTAAATTCAATAGATTCCGACAACTCTAGCAAAGCATCCCGTATTTTAGGAAGTTGGAATCATATTGCTTTAACACTCTCTATATGACTTTCCCATCGAGTATCCGATAATGGCTTAACAGTGAAACCAGTCACATGTTTTTTAAATACTTGCCAACGTTTTGTAGATTTTGAAAACAACTTGTATATCCGCTGCATAACACTGAAAAATGATTCTGCTTTAGGACATGATTTATCCATATCCAGAAGCATAAGATTAAGACTATGACATGCACACGGCATATAAAATTCCCTTGGATTTTCCTTGAGTAGCCTGTTTTGCACCCCTTTGTTTTTCCCCTTCATATTAGCTCCGTTATCGTACCCTTGTCCTCGgagatcatcaaaatcaatcttaAGCTTCTCCAAAAGGTTTTTCATCTCCTCAAAAAGTCCTAGTCCAGTGGTTTTTTCCACTTTTAAGAAACCTAGAAAGTGTTCTTCAACTTTTGGAGTTGTTAAATAATCCACAGATCTTACAATAAGTGACATTTGTTCTTCACGGCTTATATCCGAAGTACAATCAAGCAACACAGAAAAATATTTTCCTTTGTGAactttttcaataattttctcTCTCACATGGTGTGCCAATAGCGAAATCAACTCATTTTGTATCTTGGGACTAAGGTAATGATGGTGAATGTCCTGATCTTTGAAACGTCGAAGATGATCTTGCATTACCAAATCAAACTCTGCAATCATTTCAATAAAGCTCAAAAAATTGCCGTTATTTGATTGGCCAATCTTTTCGTTATCACCGCGGAAAGCTAAATTATTTTTAGCAAGAGTTTTGATAAGAGAAACTATTCTAACCAAGACTTGTTTCCAATACTCTTTTTCTCTCTTGATCTGTTCTTGCATAGCCTTATCGATAGTTTcattcttcttcaatcttctttccAGTTCATTCCATATAGACATGGATTGTAGATGCCCATGGCAGGTATCATGATGTCTAAGTTTTTTACCAAGATTATGCCAATCATTAGAGCCAATGGTATCCAACTGACAATCAATCCCATCTCCCTTAAACAATTTGCAACTAAAACAGAAAACGCGATCCCTAACAGTTGAATATACTAGCCATCTCCTATCAACCCTTTCCCCATTACTCATTTTTCGTTTATAATGACGATTAGAGAATCGTCTACGATGTTCATTGTAAGGATATTGGACATTTTTACTTACTCTGATGGGACCCTTTTCTACCAAAAAATCTCTGAAATGTTGGTCAATGAAGTTCCAATTTCCTGGATCATAAATGTTTACCGGTCCGTACTCTTCATTCCGCACTTCGTCGTTCCCGTGTTCACTCTCATTTATAGTTGGTTGTAACAATTCTTTACCTTGCACATTCTGATTATATCCACTAAGACCACCACTACTACTACCACCATTGAGCAAACCATCTTCTTTCTCCATTTCATTAACCAAATTTGCatattcttcatcagaatcatcactGTTAATGTCATtcattgtttctgctgctgcaggacCATCACTTTCACTTATTCTTTCCGGAAGTCCAACACTATCACTTGTTCGAGCCAAATATTTGTTCATCGATCCTCTTAAAGAACTTTCAAGCTGctctattctttttcttttcttagctTTGAAAGCACCACTCTGGCATTTTGTTTTCCTACGAGTCATAGCACTTGGTAGTTAATCCACTCTTGTATTCTGTTACTTCACAGCCTACacaggaaaaaaaggaaaaatcaaaattcaattggATAGCATATCAGCTAAATTC
This is a stretch of genomic DNA from Papaver somniferum cultivar HN1 chromosome 1, ASM357369v1, whole genome shotgun sequence. It encodes these proteins:
- the LOC113285484 gene encoding zinc finger MYM-type protein 1-like; the encoded protein is MTRRKTKCQSGAFKAKKRKRIEQLESSLRGSMNKYLARTSDSVGLPERISESDGPAAAETMNDINSDDSDEEYANLVNEMEKEDGLLNGGSSSGGLSGYNQNVQGKELLQPTINESEHGNDEVRNEEYGPVNIYDPGNWNFIDQHFRDFLVEKGPIRVSKNVQYPYNEHRRRFSNRHYKRKMSNGERVDRRWLVYSTVRDRVFCFSCKLFKGDGIDCQLDTIGSNDWHNLGKKLRHHDTCHGHLQSMSIWNELERRLKKNETIDKAMQEQIKREKEYWKQVLVRIVSLIKTLAKNNLAFRGDNEKIGQSNNGNFLSFIEMIAEFDLVMQDHLRRFKDQDIHHHYLSPKIQNELISLLAHHVREKIIEKVHKGKYFSVLLDCTSDISREEQMSLIVRSVDYLTTPKVEEHFLGFLKVEKTTGLGLFEEMKNLLEKLKIDFDDLRGQGYDNGANMKGKNKGVQNRLLKENPREFYMPCACHSLNLMLLDMDKSCPKAESFFSVMQRIYKLFSKSTKRWQVFKKHVTGFTVKPLSDTRWESHIESVKAI